One Bemisia tabaci chromosome 7, PGI_BMITA_v3 DNA window includes the following coding sequences:
- the LOC109037409 gene encoding 1-acylglycerol-3-phosphate O-acyltransferase Pnpla3: MNGKMNLSFAGCGFLGIYHVGVAACFKKYAPHLLVDKISGASAGAVAACCLLCDLPLGEITSDVLRMVREARMRTLGPFSPSFNVQTVLMEGLQKVLPDDAHIRVSGKLHISLTRVYDGKNVIVSQFNSKEDLLQALMASAFVPIFSGFLPPRFHGVRYMDGGFSDNLPTLDENTITVSPFCGESDICPRDPSAQLFHVNVANTSIELSKQNIYRFARILFPPKPEVLSNMCKQGFDDALRFLHRNDLISCTRCLAVQSTFVVSETVEEKFDYDPQCPECKMHRQATLVANLPDTVVMLFQDAIDSANKGLINWIFKHRGMKLLSILSLPYTLPADIVYAIFAKFMRSAPRIGNNLLLISKFLLEQLSLFLHQLSQKGEQMSANISCQLAVSEYGSKSESTHDVVKNKMNLNFSLNMEDKGKDECDISGKKCLSRKPSFSVNHSSNPAIDDDTFDHILQVTAHHDALMAFYYMDENNKVKVTEIFDVTEADENAESNNVAELREQTDETRILIDEDDCDEWGDENEPLANAWVTSNSEEGLDGYDAEDDNSVSSLDDADDYRREMSTIFSDAESEWRESNQTPLTRQYKSESKIRIDSRPESDQSSKSETSRPKKTSY; this comes from the exons GTGAAATCACTAGCGATGTCTTACGAATGGTCAGAGAAGCCCGCATGAGGACACTTGGCCCTTTCAGTCCTTCATTCAATGTACAAACCGTCCTAATGGAAGGATTGCAAAAG GTATTACCAGATGACGCTCACATACGAGTCAGCGGAAAACTCCATATCTCTTTGACCAGAGTTTACgatggaaaaaatgtcataGTATCTCAATTTAATAGTAAAGAAGACTTATTGCAG GCATTGATGGCAAGTGCATTCGTACCAATATTTTCGGGCTTTTTGCCGCCCCGGTTCCACGGTGTTAGATACATGGATGGTGGATTCAGTGATAATCTGCCAACTTTAGACGAAAATACCATCACTGTTAGTCCTTTTTGCGGAGAGAGCGACATCTGTCCACGTGATCCCTCTGCCCAACTATTTCAT GTAAATGTAGCCAACACTAGTATCGAACTCTCCAAACAAAATATCTACAGGTTTGCGAGGATTCTATTTCCACCCAAGCCAGAAGTGCTGTCGAATATGTGCAAGCAGGGCTTTGACGATGCGTTGCGATTTTTACATAGGAATGATCTAATCAGCTGCACACGGTGTTTAGCTGTCCAGTCAACATTTGTAGTTTCTGAAACAGTTGAAGAGAAATTCGACTATGATCCACAGTGTCCAGAGTGTAAAATGCACAGACAGGCAA CATTAGTCGCCAATTTACCAGATACTGTAGTCATGCTGTTCCAAGATGCCATCGACTCAGCCAACAAAGGTCTCATTAACTGGATTTTCAAGCATCGTGGAATGAAACTCCTCTCTATCCTAAGTCTTCCGTATACCCTTCCTGCAGATATAGTCTATGCCATATTTGCCAA ATTTATGAGGTCAGCGCCCCGCATTGGCAACAACCTCCTCCTCATTAGCAAGTTCCTGTTGGAGCAACTGTCTCTATTCTTGCACCAGCTGAGCCAGAAAGGTGAGCAGATGAGCGCCAACATCTCGTGCCAGCTAGCTGTGTCGGAGTATGGAAGCAAGTCTGAGTCAACACACGACGTCGTCAAGAACAAGATGAACCTGAACTTCTCACTGAACATGGAGGATAAGGGCAAAGATGAGTGCGACATCTCAGGCAAGAAGTGCTTGTCGCGGAAGCCCAGCTTCAGTGTCAACCACTCATCAAACCCTGCTATTGACGACGACACCTTTGACCATATTCTGCAGGTCACAGCCCATCATGATGCACTCATGGCGTTCTACTACATGGACGAGAACAATAAG gtgAAAGTCACAGAAATATTTGACGTAACTGAGGCTGATGAAAACGCAGAGTCAAACAACGTGGCCGAGCTAAGAGAACAGACTGACGAAACTAGGATACTAATTGATGAGGATGATTGCGACGAGTGGGGTGATGAAAATGAACCCCTTGCCAATGCATGGGTTACGTCTAACAGTGAAGAAG GATTAGACGGCTATGATGCAGAGGACGACAACAGTGTGAGCTCTCTGGACGATGCCGATGACTATCGCCGCGAAATGAGCACGATATTCTCTGACGCCGAAAGTGAGTGGAGGGAAAGCAACCAGACGCCTTTGACGAGACAATACAAATCAGAATCTAAGATCAGAATCGACTCGCGCCCCGAGTCTGACCAAAGCTCCAAAAGCGAAACTAGTCGCCCAAAGAAAACTTCGTACTGA
- the HemK1 gene encoding MTRF1L release factor glutamine methyltransferase isoform X1, producing the protein MISKMLCSQVLRSRFYQSAPILSRFYTVDSVITEWSKKFKEAGIPDPESSVRNIVAHVMNLPKLGDLYLKIDENLKENQYEKLIPLFECRLARMPVQYIIKEWEFRDLRLKMVPPVFIPRPETEMLIDIVMNNSPALNSILEVGCGSGAISIALLRSNSSLQSIAIDQSEKACKLTKENADLNEVSRRLNVLHAKLTVEGGFQPTSSEKFIFDQKFDVIVSNPPYVPSSEVLTVEPEIYLYEDLRALEGGKDGLKIIKPLLTVASKLLTKDGLIFLETHYHHSKLISDWINLNPSLNLEFVQTFKDFCEKDRFVQIRKIS; encoded by the exons ATGATTTCTAAAATGCTATGCTCGCAAGTTTTAAGATCACGGTTTTATCAATCAGCGCCAATTCTATCCAGGTTTTATACAGTAGACTCTGTCATCACCGAGTGGTCTAAGAAATTTAAAGAAGCTGGGATACCAGACCCTGAAAGCTCTGTTAGAAATATTGTTGCTCATGTCATGAATTTACCGAAG CTTGGAGATTTATATTTGAAGATAGACGAGAATCTGAAGGAGAATCAATATGAAAAATTGATACCCTTGTTCGAATGTCGACTAGCTAG aatgccAGTACAGTACATAATCAAAGAGTGGGAGTTTCGAGACCTACGTCTGAAGATGGTACCACCAGTTTTCATCCCAAGACCAGAGACAGAAATGCTCATCGACATAGTTATGAATAATTCTCCCGCTCTCAATAGTATTCTTGAAGTTGGATGTGGATCTGGGGCAATTTCCATCGCTTTGCTGAGGTCTAATAGCAGT CTCCAGAGCATTGCAATTGACCAAAGTGAAAAAGCCTGTAAGTTAACCAAAGAGAATGCAGATTTGAATGAAGTATCCCGAAGGTTGAACGTGCTGCATGCTAAATTGACAGTAGAGGGAGGTTTTCAGCCAACAAGtagtgaaaaatttattttcgatcaaaaatttgatgtcattgTCAGCAATCCTCCTTACGTCCCTTCCTCAGAAGTTCTTACTGTGGAGCCAGAAATCTATCT ATATGAGGATCTACGAGCATTAGAAGGTGGGAAAGATGGACTTAAAATCATAAAACCGCTTTTAACTGTAGCTTCAAAACTTCTGACAAAGGACGGTCTGATATTCTTGGAAACCCACTATCATCACTCCAAGCTGATCTCTGACTGGATCAACCTCAACCCATCTCTTAACTTAGAGTTTGTTCAAACCTTCAAGGACTTTTGTGAAAAAGATAGATTTGTTCAAATTCGCAAAATAAGTTGA
- the HemK1 gene encoding MTRF1L release factor glutamine methyltransferase isoform X2 has product MDLFTYTCLFFFYFAIGLGKRFYTVDSVITEWSKKFKEAGIPDPESSVRNIVAHVMNLPKLGDLYLKIDENLKENQYEKLIPLFECRLARMPVQYIIKEWEFRDLRLKMVPPVFIPRPETEMLIDIVMNNSPALNSILEVGCGSGAISIALLRSNSSLQSIAIDQSEKACKLTKENADLNEVSRRLNVLHAKLTVEGGFQPTSSEKFIFDQKFDVIVSNPPYVPSSEVLTVEPEIYLYEDLRALEGGKDGLKIIKPLLTVASKLLTKDGLIFLETHYHHSKLISDWINLNPSLNLEFVQTFKDFCEKDRFVQIRKIS; this is encoded by the exons ATGGACCTGTTTACTTACAcatgcttattttttttctatttcgcCATCGGCTTGGGAAAAAG GTTTTATACAGTAGACTCTGTCATCACCGAGTGGTCTAAGAAATTTAAAGAAGCTGGGATACCAGACCCTGAAAGCTCTGTTAGAAATATTGTTGCTCATGTCATGAATTTACCGAAG CTTGGAGATTTATATTTGAAGATAGACGAGAATCTGAAGGAGAATCAATATGAAAAATTGATACCCTTGTTCGAATGTCGACTAGCTAG aatgccAGTACAGTACATAATCAAAGAGTGGGAGTTTCGAGACCTACGTCTGAAGATGGTACCACCAGTTTTCATCCCAAGACCAGAGACAGAAATGCTCATCGACATAGTTATGAATAATTCTCCCGCTCTCAATAGTATTCTTGAAGTTGGATGTGGATCTGGGGCAATTTCCATCGCTTTGCTGAGGTCTAATAGCAGT CTCCAGAGCATTGCAATTGACCAAAGTGAAAAAGCCTGTAAGTTAACCAAAGAGAATGCAGATTTGAATGAAGTATCCCGAAGGTTGAACGTGCTGCATGCTAAATTGACAGTAGAGGGAGGTTTTCAGCCAACAAGtagtgaaaaatttattttcgatcaaaaatttgatgtcattgTCAGCAATCCTCCTTACGTCCCTTCCTCAGAAGTTCTTACTGTGGAGCCAGAAATCTATCT ATATGAGGATCTACGAGCATTAGAAGGTGGGAAAGATGGACTTAAAATCATAAAACCGCTTTTAACTGTAGCTTCAAAACTTCTGACAAAGGACGGTCTGATATTCTTGGAAACCCACTATCATCACTCCAAGCTGATCTCTGACTGGATCAACCTCAACCCATCTCTTAACTTAGAGTTTGTTCAAACCTTCAAGGACTTTTGTGAAAAAGATAGATTTGTTCAAATTCGCAAAATAAGTTGA